One Serpentinicella alkaliphila DNA segment encodes these proteins:
- the rnpM gene encoding RNase P modulator RnpM: protein MIKTKKIPLRKCLGCNEMFPKKQLIRVVKNNLGDIDIDFKGKAHGRGAYICNEKSCFEKAYKSKAFNRAFQCEVPKDVYERLSKEFENIE, encoded by the coding sequence ATGATAAAAACAAAAAAAATACCGCTGAGAAAATGTCTTGGCTGTAACGAAATGTTTCCAAAGAAACAGTTAATTAGGGTTGTTAAAAACAATCTTGGCGATATTGATATAGATTTTAAAGGTAAAGCTCACGGTCGTGGCGCTTATATATGTAATGAAAAAAGCTGTTTTGAAAAGGCATATAAATCAAAGGCCTTTAATCGTGCTTTTCAATGTGAAGTTCCTAAGGATGTTTACGAAAGGCTATCAAAGGAGTTCGAGAATATTGAATAG
- a CDS encoding L7Ae/L30e/S12e/Gadd45 family ribosomal protein, protein MNSVLAGYIGFAMKSGNLISGEDLCKKEIQKRKAYLVIVAKDASENTQKVFKDKTAFYNVPIRFYGTKEELGHIIGKMPRAVIVLKDRNFATKIIDCIDQEN, encoded by the coding sequence TTGAATAGTGTTTTAGCTGGTTATATTGGATTTGCAATGAAATCAGGAAACCTTATTTCTGGAGAAGATTTGTGTAAAAAAGAGATCCAAAAAAGAAAAGCATATTTAGTTATAGTTGCTAAAGATGCTTCAGAAAATACACAAAAGGTTTTTAAGGATAAAACTGCTTTTTATAATGTTCCGATTAGATTCTATGGGACAAAGGAAGAACTGGGTCACATAATTGGAAAAATGCCGAGAGCAGTTATTGTTCTTAAAGATCGTAATTTTGCCACCAAAATTATTGACTGTATTGACCAAGAAAATTAA
- the infB gene encoding translation initiation factor IF-2, whose translation MSKVRVYQLAKDLGLTNKELISKLEDLAINVSNHMSALEEEEVELIKQLIEEEKQPPVQDNGEDVEEEIEIEKNKNNNSKKPKNKKKNEDKTINKSHENEKELYIEDMPIIEIGERIVVKDFAVAIKKSVNEVISKLIHMGVMATINQEIDFESAEKIANELGIEVIKNEVEAKEEEEVDFIIPIDKEEDLKFRPPVVTVMGHVDHGKTSLLDAIRKTKVTEKEAGGITQHIGASEVEINGKKIVFLDTPGHEAFTAMRARGAKVTDIAILVVAADDGVMPQTIEAINHAKAAEVPIIVAINKMDKEGANPDRVKQELADNGILIEEWGGDVVSVPVSALKGTNIDTLLEMILLVAEMENFRANPNRKAVGTVVEAQLDKGKGSVATVIVQNGTLKIGDSVVIGTSHGRVRAMVNSKGKNLKQAGPSTAVEITGLSDVPLAGDQLIAVADDKKAREIATNRINKIKEQQLKSSQKISLDALFSQVQEGQIKELNVIVKADVQGSVEAVRQSLGKLSNDKVVVKSIHGGVGAITETDVMLASASNAIIIGFNVRPSSGASSLADKEEVDIRLYKIIYNALEDLEAAMKGMLDPEFKEVELGKAQVRATFKLPNGSVIAGCYVTEGKILRNANVRLVRDGIVITDGTISSLKRFKDDAKEVATGYECGIGIYNFNNIKEGDIIEAYKMQEIER comes from the coding sequence TTGTCAAAAGTAAGAGTTTATCAATTGGCAAAAGATTTAGGTTTAACAAATAAAGAACTTATTAGTAAGCTAGAGGATTTAGCTATTAATGTTTCTAATCATATGAGTGCATTAGAGGAAGAAGAGGTTGAGTTAATAAAACAACTTATAGAAGAAGAAAAACAACCACCAGTACAAGATAATGGAGAAGATGTAGAAGAAGAAATTGAGATAGAAAAAAATAAAAATAATAATTCTAAAAAGCCCAAAAATAAAAAGAAAAATGAGGATAAGACTATTAATAAATCACATGAAAATGAAAAAGAATTATATATTGAAGATATGCCAATAATTGAAATTGGAGAAAGAATTGTTGTTAAAGATTTTGCTGTAGCTATTAAGAAAAGTGTAAATGAGGTTATTTCCAAGCTTATACATATGGGAGTAATGGCTACAATAAATCAAGAAATAGATTTTGAGTCTGCAGAAAAAATTGCAAATGAACTTGGAATCGAAGTAATTAAAAATGAAGTTGAGGCTAAAGAGGAAGAGGAAGTTGACTTTATTATTCCAATAGATAAAGAAGAGGATCTTAAGTTTAGACCTCCTGTTGTAACAGTAATGGGTCACGTTGACCATGGTAAAACTTCACTTCTAGATGCAATCCGTAAAACTAAAGTTACGGAAAAAGAGGCTGGTGGAATTACTCAGCATATAGGTGCATCTGAAGTAGAAATTAATGGCAAAAAAATTGTATTTTTAGATACTCCTGGTCATGAGGCTTTTACTGCAATGAGAGCTAGGGGTGCAAAAGTTACTGATATTGCAATACTTGTTGTTGCTGCGGATGACGGTGTTATGCCTCAAACAATTGAAGCTATTAACCATGCAAAGGCAGCGGAAGTACCTATAATAGTAGCTATTAACAAGATGGATAAAGAGGGAGCAAATCCTGATAGAGTAAAACAAGAATTAGCTGACAATGGAATATTAATCGAAGAATGGGGTGGCGATGTTGTTAGTGTTCCTGTTTCTGCATTAAAAGGGACAAATATAGATACCCTATTAGAGATGATTCTTTTAGTAGCTGAAATGGAAAACTTTAGAGCAAATCCAAATAGAAAAGCTGTAGGAACCGTTGTAGAAGCACAATTAGATAAAGGAAAAGGTTCTGTAGCTACAGTAATCGTACAAAATGGAACCTTAAAGATTGGAGATTCTGTAGTAATAGGAACATCCCATGGACGTGTAAGGGCAATGGTGAATAGTAAGGGTAAAAACCTTAAACAAGCAGGACCTTCGACAGCTGTAGAAATAACTGGATTATCAGATGTACCTTTAGCAGGGGATCAATTAATTGCTGTAGCGGATGATAAAAAGGCTAGGGAAATTGCTACTAATAGAATTAATAAAATAAAAGAGCAACAATTAAAATCTAGTCAAAAAATATCTTTAGACGCATTATTTAGTCAAGTACAAGAAGGTCAAATTAAGGAATTGAATGTAATTGTTAAGGCCGATGTACAGGGTTCTGTTGAGGCTGTTAGACAGTCTTTAGGAAAGCTTTCAAATGATAAGGTTGTAGTTAAATCTATTCATGGTGGAGTTGGAGCTATTACTGAGACAGACGTTATGTTAGCATCCGCATCTAATGCAATTATTATTGGATTCAATGTTAGACCGTCATCAGGAGCTTCATCATTAGCAGATAAAGAAGAAGTGGATATTCGTTTATATAAGATAATTTATAATGCTCTAGAGGATTTAGAGGCCGCAATGAAAGGTATGCTAGATCCTGAGTTTAAAGAGGTAGAGCTAGGAAAAGCCCAAGTTAGAGCTACATTCAAGCTTCCTAACGGATCAGTAATTGCTGGTTGTTATGTAACTGAAGGTAAAATCCTTAGAAATGCAAATGTTAGACTAGTAAGAGATGGAATAGTAATAACAGATGGAACTATTAGTTCTTTAAAAAGATTTAAAGATGATGCAAAAGAAGTTGCTACTGGTTATGAATGCGGTATTGGTATTTACAACTTTAATAATATTAAAGAAGGAGATATTATAGAAGCCTATAAGATGCAAGAAATAGAGAGATAA
- the rbfA gene encoding 30S ribosome-binding factor RbfA: MAYPRVNRLNEEMKKYISHVVRNELKDPRVAMMTTITEVDVTRDLRYATVFVSVLGKQKEKEDTMEALKKSSGFIRREIGKRIKIRYIPEILFKLDESIEKSVDMFALIDKLKVNNSDQEVEKDGGDE, translated from the coding sequence GTGGCATACCCAAGAGTAAATCGATTAAATGAAGAAATGAAAAAATATATTAGCCATGTTGTTAGAAATGAATTGAAGGACCCTAGGGTTGCAATGATGACAACAATTACAGAGGTTGATGTTACTAGGGATTTAAGATATGCTACAGTTTTTGTTAGTGTTCTAGGAAAGCAAAAAGAAAAAGAGGACACTATGGAAGCTTTAAAAAAATCTAGTGGTTTCATAAGAAGGGAAATAGGAAAGAGAATAAAAATAAGATATATACCAGAAATATTATTTAAACTAGATGAGTCTATTGAAAAAAGCGTTGATATGTTTGCTCTAATAGATAAATTAAAAGTTAATAATAGTGATCAAGAAGTTGAGAAGGATGGCGGAGATGAATAA
- a CDS encoding DHH family phosphoesterase — MNKKNPILSLKHSDKVAVISHINPDGDSLGSLMALGISLKKICGYVDIFVNDVIPERYKFLPEIETVVLYDENSDKRYDYCFVLDCGDEDRLGYSKKLLRQSKSIINIDHHVSNTMFGHMNIIDNKASSACEVVYKLIKDCFFIDDLDISTCLYTGIATDTGNFVYDNTSAKTHKIVSKLLKTGVDIQQISYHLYQSKSLKSVKFLGHVLNKLETSYEGKVVIIPIPLTLLEEYEVSEDEVEGVINYARDIKGVEVAVLLKEIGRNKVKLGFRSKNDVDVSKLALEFGGGGHKKASGATVFNTLEEAKRNLEEKLSTYVGW, encoded by the coding sequence ATGAATAAAAAAAATCCAATTCTTTCGCTAAAACACAGTGATAAGGTTGCTGTTATATCTCATATAAATCCAGATGGTGATAGTCTAGGTTCTTTGATGGCTTTAGGTATTTCGTTAAAAAAGATTTGCGGATACGTTGATATTTTTGTAAATGATGTTATACCTGAGAGATATAAATTTTTGCCTGAAATTGAAACAGTGGTTTTATATGATGAAAATAGTGATAAAAGGTATGATTATTGCTTTGTTTTAGACTGTGGCGATGAAGATAGACTTGGTTATAGTAAAAAATTATTACGTCAAAGCAAATCAATAATAAATATTGATCATCATGTAAGTAATACAATGTTTGGTCATATGAACATTATTGATAATAAAGCTTCGTCTGCATGCGAAGTAGTATATAAGCTAATTAAGGATTGCTTTTTTATAGATGATCTGGATATTTCTACTTGTTTGTATACTGGCATTGCTACAGATACTGGAAATTTTGTTTATGATAATACTTCTGCTAAAACCCATAAAATTGTATCAAAATTACTTAAAACAGGAGTGGACATCCAGCAAATTTCATATCATTTATATCAAAGCAAGTCTCTTAAAAGTGTTAAATTTTTAGGGCATGTTTTAAATAAATTAGAGACCTCCTATGAGGGTAAAGTAGTTATAATTCCAATACCTTTAACTTTATTAGAAGAATATGAAGTGTCCGAGGACGAAGTTGAAGGTGTAATTAACTATGCTAGAGATATTAAAGGCGTAGAGGTAGCAGTTTTACTAAAAGAAATAGGAAGAAATAAAGTTAAATTAGGCTTTAGATCTAAAAATGATGTGGATGTAAGTAAGCTTGCTTTAGAATTTGGTGGCGGCGGTCACAAGAAGGCTTCAGGGGCAACTGTATTCAATACCCTAGAAGAGGCTAAGAGAAATCTAGAGGAAAAGCTATCCACTTATGTAGGCTGGTGA
- the truB gene encoding tRNA pseudouridine(55) synthase TruB — protein sequence MDGIINILKPPGMSSHDVVYSVRRKTRIKKVGHTGTLDPNAAGVLPICIGQATKVSNYLLEDTKAYRGELCLGITTDTQDMYGTILEKKPVNCSANDIKEAVLSFVGEYEQLPPMYSALKVNGKKLYDYAREGIELERKSRKVYIYSIDIIYIKGNKVLFDVVCSKGTYIRTLCHDIGFKLGCGGIMSFLIRTKSGVFNIEDAITIEELQEHDNVEELLKPADYPLVNLPKVEIHESQRTLVLNGNKIDSRYFMNSPELPINTLVTVYLKEQFIGLANIKSDNNNTYIKFNRLLI from the coding sequence TTGGACGGCATTATAAATATACTTAAACCACCTGGAATGTCCTCCCATGATGTTGTTTATTCTGTAAGAAGGAAAACTAGAATAAAGAAGGTAGGGCATACAGGAACATTAGACCCTAATGCTGCAGGGGTATTGCCTATTTGTATAGGTCAGGCAACAAAGGTGTCAAATTATCTTCTTGAGGATACGAAGGCATATCGTGGTGAGTTATGTCTAGGTATCACTACTGATACACAAGATATGTACGGAACTATTCTCGAGAAAAAGCCTGTTAACTGTAGTGCGAATGACATAAAGGAAGCAGTCCTTAGTTTTGTTGGAGAGTATGAACAGCTACCTCCAATGTATTCTGCTTTAAAGGTTAACGGGAAAAAGCTATATGATTATGCTAGAGAAGGCATCGAACTAGAAAGAAAATCAAGAAAAGTATATATATACAGTATTGATATTATCTATATAAAAGGTAATAAGGTTTTATTTGATGTTGTTTGCTCAAAAGGGACATATATTAGAACCTTATGTCATGATATTGGATTTAAGCTAGGGTGTGGTGGCATAATGTCATTTCTAATTCGGACGAAGTCTGGTGTTTTTAACATTGAGGATGCAATCACTATAGAGGAACTCCAGGAACATGACAATGTAGAAGAATTACTTAAGCCAGCAGATTATCCTTTAGTGAATTTACCTAAGGTAGAGATACATGAGTCTCAAAGAACATTAGTATTAAATGGAAATAAAATTGATTCAAGGTATTTTATGAATTCACCTGAATTACCTATAAACACCCTAGTCACAGTTTATTTAAAGGAACAATTTATTGGATTAGCAAATATAAAAAGTGACAACAATAACACATATATAAAATTTAATCGGCTATTGATCTAA